GAAGAGTCTGTACTTAGATTAACTTATAGTATACTCTTTCACTAAGGATAAAAGATGAATAATTGTAAAAATCTAAATGAAGTGAGAGAAAATATAGATAGAATTGATAATGAAATAGTTAAATTGATTGCTGAAAGAAGTTATTATGTGAAGCAAGCAGCTAGCTTTAAAAAAGATAGTCAAGATGTAGAGGCACCAAAACGGGTAGAAATGATTATTGAAAAAGTTTGTAAACTGGCAGAAGATAATAATTTAAATCCACATATAATAGAGATAATTTATCGCAATATGATAAATTCTTTTATTACCCTTGAATTAGAAACACATAGTAAAACAAAATAGTAAATATACAGTAAAGGATGGAAAATCTATATGGAAAATATAAAAGAGATATTAGAGAAAAATAATTTTTCCTTTGAATTAATTCATAATGATATACCTATTCATACAGCAAAAGAAGGTGCTGATTATTTTAAAATTGATATTGCTCAAATATCACCAACGCTGATAATATACACTGATGCAGGTTTTCATGTATTAGTTGTTTCAGGTGAAAGAGGACATGTAAATTTTAAAGAAGTAAAACAACTGCTAAAATGTAAAAATGTTAGAATGGCAACTAAAGATGAAGTAAAAGATTTAACTGGCTTTCCAGTAGGAAATGTACCTATGCTTGGAATACCACTTCCATATATATTGGATAAAAGACTTCTTGAATTTTCTTTTGTCTATGGTGGTTGTGGAAAGGAGAATACAACTTTAAAGGTTGATCCTAATGCCTTATTTAAATTAAATAAGGTTGTTGGAGTATTAAATTGAGTAAAAGTAAATATTTATAATATATTTAAATTAATGTGTAATTATGAGATAATATGAATTATATGCTAAATGAGAAAGGTGGAAAGCTATTATGAAAAAATATATTATTTATGCTTAGCAAAGGCTATTGCATAAAATAATAAAATTTATAAAATAGCCTTTGCTCAATCCTAAGAAAATTTAAGTTAGGAGGAGCATAATGAGCTATATTAAAGCTGATGATATATTGCCACAAGAGCTTTTAGAAATAATTCAGAATTATATAGATGGTGAGTATATATAATTCCAAGAAAGGAATGTAATAAAAAGAATTGGGGAGAAAATACAAAATTTGATAGAAATAGTTCTAGGTCCCAGTTATATTTTTCGTCTATCAAAGGAAAATATATTGGATTATTCTGAGTTTTCGGAAAAACAACATAAAGTTGATGAACTTGCAGAATGGACTGCTGATTTTATTATTTCAAGAGGATATAAAGCCTTTGCACAATCAGTAGAATAATAGGATATTCCAGAGCTATAAGTGAAAAGGTAAATAACAGAGATATAAAAAAATAAGTGGAATTTTTACAGGATGCAGGAGGTTTAACATGTGAATTGGTTTATACGGATGAGAATACTAAAAAAGAGTTGACAAGTATAAACGTTTACACTATAATGAAAGCATGAAGAAGATATTAAAAACTTCTTCTAGCAACCCTAATTCATAAAAAGAGTAAGTAAAAAATTTTAAAGGCATTAGTATATAGCGAATACAGATATTAAGTATTTGATTCAAAGTATGACTATATAATAATGTTATTACAGTTTAAAAGGTTGAGAATATAGGATGTACTTAGCTTGCTAGATATACTAAAAGCTAAGTTGTATTGGAACACAAAATTTAGTGAATTTTATCTTGAAAATTATATTTCATTCAAGGCTTATGTACAGATGATTATAGTACAGTATCCTAGATGCAAAGGGATTTCAAGCCTATAAAGAGTCTTAGAGTACGAACGCTTGGAAGTAGAAAACTTTTACTTCTATATATCGGAGCAGTTCACAAGCTGTATAAATATAATTTATCAAATTTTAATTATTAAATTATATGTGTCCAACAAGAAGTTAATCAATAAAAATAATAGATTTTATGGTGTAGAAAGCATATAAAAATCAAAAAAAGGTGATAAGTATTCAAATAATATCAGAAAATTTAAATGAATTAGGTGTTGCTTAACCACTAATTAGTTTATATATAATATATGACTAATTAGTGGTTTTATTTTTTTGCAGTTGATAAATTAATCTCAATATTATAGTATTTAGTATGATTGATGTAAGTTGTAGAATGTTATACTATTAATAGAGTTAATAATTTTAAAGGGGGACAAATATGAATACAAAATATGTTGTTATCATCCAATGTGATATTGCCCATAGAAGGTGCAGTGGATTTGCGTGTACAAATGCTTTTTACAATAGAGATGAAGTTTTTAAAGATTATGACGATAATACAAGATATATCTCTTTTACTTGCGGGGGATGCTGCGGAAAGGGAGTTGCTTCTAAGCTGGAACATTTCGCGAAGAAAGCCTATAAGAAAAATAATCTTAAGAAAGATGAAGTGGTGGTTCACTTATCCTCATGCATGGTAACTGATAATTATCACTATGACAGATGCCCACATGCAGATTATATAAAGAGCATAGTTATAAAGAAGGGGTATAAAAATGTAGTTGAGGGATCTTATATAAGTGTAGGAGCGGAAAGAAAAAGAGAAGAAGGTATATATAACTGTTATGATTAAATTACTAATATTACGTTAATTTGAAAAACAGCAGATATCCAACTTGAAATATAAATTTAAATTTTTAGATTAGGCTATTCAGATTATTTATGATTATTAATATTTAATTATACATTGGATATCTATAAATTACATAATAGGACAAGCTATATATCTACATAATTCATAGAGAGTAAATAGTTGAAAGGGTTGTTAAAAGTGAAATGGTTAAAATTTTTATTTATTTTTATTCCAATTAGCATTGTTTTGGAAGTGTCAGGATTTCATAATCCTCTAGTATTATTTATAGTATCCTGTTTGTCTATAATACCTCTAGCAGGACTTATGGGGGAGGCAACAGAAGAAATTTCTGTTTATGCAGGCTCAAGAGTAGGGGGATTTTTAAATGCCACTTTTGGTAATGCAACTGAATTGATAATATCCATATTGGCTATTAGGGCCGGATTATTTGATGTAGTAAAAGCTTCAATAGCAGGTTCGGTGCTTGGTAATACTCTGTTAGTGCTGGGCGCCAGTATGTTTGTAGGAGGATTAAAATACAAATCTCAAAAATTCAATAAAAAGGCCATTGGTATGTCTACAAACATGTTGCTTCTTGCGGTTATAGGTCTTTGTATCCCAGCAATATTTATGCATTCAATAGACAGTAAATTAATATCTACTAGGTACGAAAGTCTTAGCGTTGCTGTTGCTGTAATATTACTCATAGTATACATATTAGGACTTGTATTTTCTTTCTATACACATAAAGATATCTATGGTACTGAACATGATGGTTCCGATAAAGAAACTAAATGGTCTTTAAAATTTTCTATCTTAGTTTTGGTTATAGCAACTGTTTTAATAGCTGTAGAATCAGAATTTTTAGTGGGTTCAGTGGAACCAATGTCAAAAGCTATTGGATTAAGTGAGTTCTTTGTGGGAATTATTTTAATACCTATTGTAGGAAATGCTGCTGAACACAGTACTGCCATTATTATGGCCTTAAAAAATAAAATGGATGTGGCTGTAGAGATATCCATAGGTTCCAGTCTGCAGATAATTTTGTTTGTGGCACCTATATTAATATTTATAAGCTTATTATTTAGGCCCATGAGTATAGTATTTAATGAATTTGAACTCATAGCTCTTATTAGTTCAATATTTATAGTAAGTAAAGTTGCCAGCGATGGTGAATGCAATTGGCTTGAAGGGGTACAATTGATGTCTGTGTACCTTATAATTGCAATAGCATTTTTCATAATTTAAATAGATGATGTATAGTTTACATGACCATTATGTAGTAACAATGAAAATTAAATATTTTATTAAAGCACCGTATTATTCAAGATAATTATATGGTGTTTTTGTTTCACAATTTAACGTTAATACAGAATGTTTTATCTTATTAGCTTTAATTATAATTTACCATTTGAATCAGATTATGGTATTATGCTATTATAATAAAATATATTTCAGGAGTTAAAGGAGAAAAACTAATGGGAGAATTAAGTAAGCTGCCTAACATAGGTAATAAAGTAGAAGCGCAGCTCAATGAAGTTGGAATAGAAACAGTGGAACAGTTAAAAAAAGTAGGAAGCAAAGAGGCATGGTTATCCATTAAAGCTATAGATAGTTCAGCTTGTATTAATAGATTATGTGCTCTTGAAGGAGCAATACGAGGAATTAGATGGCATAGCCTGCCAAGTGAAGTGAAGGATGAACTAAAGGAGTTTTATAATTTGGTGAAGTAAACAAAATGAGTTCACTAAATAACTAAGTCTAAGTTACATCGTTACTAACAAAAAAGTGCGTACTTTATATTTTGTCCTTTTATGATATACTGATTTTAAAAATTATAAAAGAAAGTAAATGATAAGGGGAGAATTTTTATGAAGGCAATAGCAATTAACGGAAGTCCACGAAAGACTTGGAATACAGCAACTCTTTTAAAAAAGGCATTAGAAGGAGCAAAATCTAGAGGAGCAGAGACAGAACTGATAAATCTCTATGATTTGAATTACAGGGGATGCATCAGCTGCTTTGCCTGTAAACGAAAGGATAGCGATAAATTTGTAGGTCATTGTGCCATGAAAGATGATTTAACAGAAGTTTTAGAAAAAGTAGTTTCCAGTGATGTACTTATTATGGGATCACCTATCTATCTTGGGAATGTTACAGGTCAGATGCGTTCCTTTTTTGAACGTCTTATATTTATGAACCTCTCTTATGATGAAGGAAAGCTTAATAATTTTTATGGCAAAATAAATACAGGCCTTATATATACTATGAATATAACACAGGATGCTTTAGATAAGTTAGGTTATAAATATATATTTGATACAAATGAAAGATATATGAAGCTATTAAATGGAGAAAGTGAGTCTTTAATTGTTACAGATACATATCAATTTGAGGATTATGATAAATATAATGCTTCCAAATTTAATGAGAAGCATAAAGCACAAATAAAAGCAGAACAATTTCCTTTAGACTGCGAAAGAGCTTTTCAAATGGGTGAAAGACTGACAGGGATTTGTAATAAATAAAATTTAAGTACATGATATGGATATTCACAATGAAATACAAGGAGCTGGGAGATTTATGAATGATGACTATATATTGAGAATGATAGAATCAGCTGTAAAAAATGCTGGCAAATTGATATTTAATAAGGAAAATGATGACATTGATACCATAAGTATTGAAGCCATGGATGAAAAAGATATATTGAAAATAGTGTTAAACAGGCTTGTAATGGAGTGTAAATATGATGAGGCAGAGAATATTTTATTTGAACAAATGGAAAAAACACCTTCTAGAGATATTTTTAATATTGGAATAGAATTTTATAATAAATTACTTGTAAAAAGTGATGAGGAACTTCTTAAAGGAAATTTTTCAAAGGAAGAAATACTTCAAGGTTTAAATGATTTAAAAAATATGATTGTAGAAAATAAAACTGTTTAAAACCTACTTTGCGGTAGGTTTATTTGTTTTGGAATTTTTAAATTGATTTTTCACTTCCACAAGAAAGGGATGAACATATTTTGAAAATGGAAATAAGAAAATATAGAGATATAGATATTCCAGCTATGATGAAAATTTGGAATGATGTAATTGAGGAAGCTAATGCATTCCCTCAAACAGAAAAACTAAGTGAAGAAGAGGCAATAAAATTTTTTTCACATCAGACCTATACAGCAGTGGCAGTGGGTGAAAATGAAATTTTAGGATTATATATTTTACATCCCAATAATATAGGCCGATGCGGGCATATTGCAAATGCTTCCTATGCTGTGAATAAAAATTTCAGAGGTCACAATATTGGAGAAAAATTAGTAAGACATTCATTGGACAAGGGTCGTGAACTAAATTTTTCTCTCATGCAGTTTAATGCTGTGGTAAGTACAAATAAAACAGCAATTTATTTATATGAAAAAATAGGATTTAGTCGTCTTGGTGTTATTCCTAATGGATT
This genomic window from Clostridium pasteurianum DSM 525 = ATCC 6013 contains:
- a CDS encoding TfoX/Sxy family protein, encoding MGELSKLPNIGNKVEAQLNEVGIETVEQLKKVGSKEAWLSIKAIDSSACINRLCALEGAIRGIRWHSLPSEVKDELKEFYNLVK
- a CDS encoding CGGC domain-containing protein produces the protein MNTKYVVIIQCDIAHRRCSGFACTNAFYNRDEVFKDYDDNTRYISFTCGGCCGKGVASKLEHFAKKAYKKNNLKKDEVVVHLSSCMVTDNYHYDRCPHADYIKSIVIKKGYKNVVEGSYISVGAERKREEGIYNCYD
- a CDS encoding flavodoxin family protein, producing the protein MKAIAINGSPRKTWNTATLLKKALEGAKSRGAETELINLYDLNYRGCISCFACKRKDSDKFVGHCAMKDDLTEVLEKVVSSDVLIMGSPIYLGNVTGQMRSFFERLIFMNLSYDEGKLNNFYGKINTGLIYTMNITQDALDKLGYKYIFDTNERYMKLLNGESESLIVTDTYQFEDYDKYNASKFNEKHKAQIKAEQFPLDCERAFQMGERLTGICNK
- a CDS encoding aminoacyl-tRNA deacylase, encoding MENIKEILEKNNFSFELIHNDIPIHTAKEGADYFKIDIAQISPTLIIYTDAGFHVLVVSGERGHVNFKEVKQLLKCKNVRMATKDEVKDLTGFPVGNVPMLGIPLPYILDKRLLEFSFVYGGCGKENTTLKVDPNALFKLNKVVGVLN
- the cax gene encoding calcium/proton exchanger, translating into MKWLKFLFIFIPISIVLEVSGFHNPLVLFIVSCLSIIPLAGLMGEATEEISVYAGSRVGGFLNATFGNATELIISILAIRAGLFDVVKASIAGSVLGNTLLVLGASMFVGGLKYKSQKFNKKAIGMSTNMLLLAVIGLCIPAIFMHSIDSKLISTRYESLSVAVAVILLIVYILGLVFSFYTHKDIYGTEHDGSDKETKWSLKFSILVLVIATVLIAVESEFLVGSVEPMSKAIGLSEFFVGIILIPIVGNAAEHSTAIIMALKNKMDVAVEISIGSSLQIILFVAPILIFISLLFRPMSIVFNEFELIALISSIFIVSKVASDGECNWLEGVQLMSVYLIIAIAFFII
- a CDS encoding chorismate mutase, coding for MNNCKNLNEVRENIDRIDNEIVKLIAERSYYVKQAASFKKDSQDVEAPKRVEMIIEKVCKLAEDNNLNPHIIEIIYRNMINSFITLELETHSKTK
- a CDS encoding GNAT family N-acetyltransferase, whose protein sequence is MKMEIRKYRDIDIPAMMKIWNDVIEEANAFPQTEKLSEEEAIKFFSHQTYTAVAVGENEILGLYILHPNNIGRCGHIANASYAVNKNFRGHNIGEKLVRHSLDKGRELNFSLMQFNAVVSTNKTAIYLYEKIGFSRLGVIPNGFLLGSGSYTDIILYYISLK
- a CDS encoding DUF6483 family protein, which produces MDIHNEIQGAGRFMNDDYILRMIESAVKNAGKLIFNKENDDIDTISIEAMDEKDILKIVLNRLVMECKYDEAENILFEQMEKTPSRDIFNIGIEFYNKLLVKSDEELLKGNFSKEEILQGLNDLKNMIVENKTV